In Deltaproteobacteria bacterium, the following proteins share a genomic window:
- a CDS encoding ferrous iron transport protein A, which produces MKQRGGAYDPFDCKHYPEADVVMRPGMPLAMACTGEKARIVMLAGGRGMHQRLTSMGLGVGSEIEIIRRGSPGPFLIATGNTRLAIGAAMAHKIMVIPMEREIE; this is translated from the coding sequence ATGAAACAAAGGGGTGGCGCTTACGACCCGTTCGACTGCAAACACTACCCGGAGGCCGATGTGGTCATGAGGCCAGGCATGCCTCTCGCTATGGCCTGCACTGGTGAAAAAGCGCGTATCGTAATGCTCGCAGGCGGCAGGGGGATGCACCAGAGGCTGACCAGCATGGGCTTGGGTGTGGGATCGGAGATCGAGATAATCAGAAGGGGGTCCCCGGGGCCTTTTCTGATAGCGACCGGCAATACGCGTCTTGCTATAGGGGCGGCTATGGCCCATAAGATCATGGTTATTCCAATGGAAAGGGAAATCGAATGA